One genomic window of Desulfobacterales bacterium includes the following:
- a CDS encoding phosphopantetheine-binding protein, with product MAIKEKLKHIFIETLNLEGVTPEQIKDDDLLFGDKFGLDSIDAVEIVFQVEKHFGVKIRDMKEGRPALQTINTLAAFIEARQ from the coding sequence ATGGCCATTAAAGAAAAACTCAAACATATTTTTATTGAGACGTTGAACCTGGAGGGCGTCACCCCGGAACAAATTAAGGACGACGACCTTCTTTTTGGAGACAAATTCGGTCTTGATTCCATTGATGCGGTTGAAATCGTATTTCAGGTTGAAAAACATTTCGGTGTGAAGATAAGGGATATGAAAGAGGGGCGTCCGGCGCTGCAGACCATCAATACCCTGGCCGCATTTATCGAGGCCCGCCAATAA
- a CDS encoding beta-ketoacyl-[acyl-carrier-protein] synthase family protein — MDPLTPVAIAGIGCICSAGLTLKDSIASLYRGERRPGPPVCFSSSHPDAFPVFEIREDLFDSLIWQEKDVFRTCRLAVTAALEAIDNAGLDREFLKKKRVGVCIGTNVGCCVNNEAFYLNHRERDGLLALPASRFLMSNPTSVIAAEFCLDGPLQTVVNACSAGSDAIGLAASWIRAGLCDVVIAGGADELYQVTYTGFKSLLIYDEAPCKPFDAGRKGLNLGEGAAIFILTSEDIRKETGKKPRGVLWGYGSTTDAHHPTNTRPDGLGLKMAIQEALGAGGIHPGDIAFVNAHGTGTRDNDLIECRVLNDILPGVPFLSTKGYTGHTLGASGAIEAAFSIACLEEGRIPGSAGFTTPDPELGPAWPVRENYPVSGRIALSQTLAFGGNNAVLVLGIGE; from the coding sequence ATGGATCCTTTAACCCCAGTCGCCATAGCCGGAATCGGGTGTATCTGCTCGGCAGGCCTGACCCTGAAAGACAGCATCGCGTCCCTGTATCGCGGGGAGCGCCGGCCGGGGCCGCCGGTCTGTTTTTCGTCTTCACATCCTGACGCTTTCCCGGTTTTTGAAATTCGGGAAGATTTATTTGATTCCCTGATCTGGCAGGAAAAAGATGTATTCCGGACCTGCCGGCTGGCAGTGACGGCAGCCCTGGAGGCAATCGACAATGCCGGACTTGACCGTGAATTTTTAAAAAAGAAACGGGTGGGGGTCTGTATCGGGACCAACGTGGGGTGCTGCGTTAACAACGAAGCATTCTACTTGAACCACAGGGAGCGGGACGGTCTTCTGGCACTACCGGCCAGCAGATTCCTGATGAGCAATCCCACCAGCGTTATCGCTGCCGAATTCTGCCTCGACGGCCCGCTGCAAACCGTGGTGAACGCCTGTTCGGCCGGAAGCGACGCCATCGGGCTTGCCGCTTCATGGATCCGCGCGGGATTATGCGACGTGGTGATTGCCGGCGGCGCGGACGAATTGTACCAGGTAACCTATACCGGCTTTAAATCGCTGCTCATTTATGACGAGGCGCCCTGCAAACCCTTTGATGCCGGCCGCAAAGGGCTGAACCTGGGCGAAGGCGCCGCGATTTTTATACTCACCTCTGAAGACATCCGGAAAGAAACAGGAAAAAAACCGCGGGGGGTTTTATGGGGCTACGGCTCGACAACCGATGCCCATCACCCCACCAATACCCGGCCGGATGGTCTGGGGCTGAAAATGGCGATACAGGAGGCCCTGGGGGCAGGGGGGATTCATCCCGGGGATATCGCCTTTGTCAACGCCCATGGAACGGGAACCCGGGACAACGATCTGATCGAGTGCCGGGTTTTGAACGACATACTGCCGGGGGTGCCCTTTTTATCCACTAAGGGATATACCGGGCACACCTTGGGCGCTTCCGGCGCTATTGAAGCGGCCTTTTCCATTGCCTGCCTCGAAGAAGGCCGGATACCGGGAAGCGCCGGTTTTACGACGCCGGACCCCGAGCTGGGACCGGCATGGCCGGTCAGGGAAAATTATCCTGTCAGCGGCCGGATCGCCCTGTCACAAACCCTGGCTTTCGGGGGCAACAATGCGGTCCTCGTTCTGGGGATCGGGGAGTAG